The Leguminivora glycinivorella isolate SPB_JAAS2020 chromosome 1, LegGlyc_1.1, whole genome shotgun sequence genome includes a region encoding these proteins:
- the LOC125242518 gene encoding protein decapentaplegic-like yields the protein MRGACACAVVCALVALCAAETGSPRAALDDATRAAAERQLLALLGLPRKPTPPAPAPPVPKALRVLYDERGALPATAANTARSFHHTPTRLDERFPHEHRFRLYFNVTGVPADEVARGADLTFHRADGAITAQRLLLYDVVKPGRRGRTEPILRLLDSVPLRPGAEVVRADAVGAARRWLTEPTENHGLLVRVIEQNENGTDARQPHVRVRRRADESIEQWHGLQPLLLLYTEDERARAARERGETILTRNKRGAARRGHRAHHRRKEAREICQRRPLFVDFADVGWSNWIVAPHGYDAYYCQGDCPFPLADHLNGTNHAIVQTLVNSVNPAAVPKACCVPTQLSSISMLYLDEQNNVVLKNYQDMMVMGCGCR from the coding sequence ATGCGTGGGGCGTGCGCATGCGCTGTGGTGTGCGCACTGGTCGCGCTGTGCGCCGCCGAGACGGGCTCACCGCGCGCCGCGCTGGACGACGCcacgcgcgccgccgccgagcGCCAGCTGCTGGCGCTGCTGGGGCTGCCGCGCAAGCCCACGCCgccggcgcccgcgccgcccgtgCCCAAGGCGTTGCGCGTGCTCTACGACGAGCGCGGCGCGCTGCCCGCGACCGCTGCCAATACCGCCCGCTCCTTCCATCATACGCCTACGCGGCTCGACGAGCGGTTCCCGCACGAGCATCGCTTTCGCCTGTACTTCAACGTGACCGGTGTGCCCGCGGACGAAGTGGCGCGCGGTGCCGATCTCACATTTCATCGCGCCGACGGTGCGATTACCGCTCAACGCTTGCTACTCTACGACGTAGTCAAGCCCGGGCGTCGCGGCCGCACGGAACCCATCTTGCGGCTTCTCGACTCTGTGCCGCTGCGGCCCGGCGCCGAAGTCGTACGGGCCGATGCCGTCGGCGCTGCGCGCCGGTGGCTCACCGAACCGACAGAGAATCATGGACTGTTAGTGCGTGTAATCGAGCAGAACGAGAATGGCACGGATGCGCGACAGCCGCACGTGCGAGTGCGGCGACGAGCCGATGAAAGCATCGAGCAGTGGCACGGGTTGCAGCCGCTGTTGCTATTGTACACAGAAGATGAGCGTGCCCGGGCGGCACGCGAGCGAGGGGAGACGATACTCACGCGCAACAAGCGAGGCGCCGCGAGACGCGGCCACAGAGCGCATCACCGCCGTAAAGAGGCGCGTGAAATTTGCCAGCGAAGGCCGCTGTTCGTGGACTTCGCCGACGTCGGGTGGAGTAATTGGATCGTCGCGCCGCACGGCTACGACGCGTATTATTGCCAGGGCGACTGCCCGTTCCCGCTGGCGGACCACTTGAACGGCACGAACCACGCGATCGTGCAGACTCTAGTGAACTCAGTGAATCCGGCCGCCGTGCCGAAGGCGTGCTGTGTACCGACGCAGCTCTCGTCCATCTCCATGTTATATTTGGACGAACAGAACAATGTGGTGCTCAAAAATTATCAGGACATGATGGTGATGGGTTGCGGTTGCCGATGA